In a single window of the Thiohalophilus sp. genome:
- a CDS encoding YbaK/EbsC family protein, whose translation MTMARTLQEYLAHKGIAYDLLPHRRTDTSINSAHSAHIPADRLAKPVILEDEDGYVMVVIPANRHVRIGRLNQLLNRRMGLATEAELTPLFGDCDPGAVPPLGDAYGIATVVDESLDQCPDVYLEAGDHEDLIHLKGSAFRRLMRGSQHARLCKPRET comes from the coding sequence ATGACAATGGCACGCACGCTGCAGGAGTATCTCGCCCACAAAGGTATCGCCTATGATCTGCTGCCACACAGACGCACGGATACGAGTATCAACAGCGCCCACAGTGCTCATATCCCGGCTGATCGACTGGCCAAGCCGGTGATTCTGGAGGATGAAGACGGTTATGTCATGGTGGTAATCCCGGCCAATCGACATGTGCGGATCGGGCGACTCAATCAACTGCTTAACCGGCGCATGGGACTCGCGACCGAGGCCGAGTTAACGCCGTTATTCGGCGATTGCGACCCTGGCGCTGTGCCGCCATTGGGGGATGCCTACGGCATTGCCACGGTGGTGGATGAAAGCCTCGACCAGTGCCCGGATGTGTATCTGGAGGCCGGGGATCACGAGGATCTGATCCATTTAAAAGGTTCGGCCTTTCGTCGACTGATGCGCGGTTCTCAACACGCCCGTCTTTGTAAACCCAGAGAAACCTAA
- a CDS encoding DHH family phosphoesterase: protein MAYIDVFNGDADGICALQQLRLANPKKSQLVTGIKRDIELLKKVEAVTGDQVTILDISLDKNRDELIRLLDAGAGVLYFDHHYAGEIPQHSALETHIDTDANICSGLLVNRYLENAYLPWAVVAAFGDNLFTAAQQAASPLNLNGEQLEELKLLGTCLNYNGYGANLSDLVYTPDDLYRLVAGYADPFAFIHEEPGYARLQEAYYSDFERVKALTPDYVDAHHALYVLPDAHWARRVSGIYANDLAQQYPDRAHAMLSIRPEGGFLVSLRAPLNNKRGADELCRQFDTGGGRKAAAGINHLPEEQYDAFVQAFKTAF from the coding sequence ATGGCGTATATCGACGTCTTTAACGGTGATGCCGATGGCATCTGTGCTTTGCAGCAGTTGCGTCTGGCGAACCCGAAGAAAAGCCAGCTGGTAACCGGCATCAAGCGAGATATTGAACTGTTGAAAAAAGTCGAAGCCGTCACCGGTGACCAGGTGACGATACTGGATATCTCGCTGGATAAAAATCGCGACGAGCTGATTCGACTTCTCGATGCCGGTGCCGGGGTTCTCTATTTTGATCACCACTATGCCGGCGAGATACCGCAACATTCCGCGCTCGAGACCCATATTGATACCGATGCCAACATATGCAGCGGCTTGCTGGTAAATCGTTATCTGGAAAACGCCTATCTGCCCTGGGCGGTTGTCGCCGCCTTTGGTGATAACCTGTTCACTGCGGCCCAACAGGCGGCGTCGCCGTTGAATCTGAACGGCGAACAGCTGGAAGAACTCAAGTTACTGGGAACCTGTCTGAACTATAATGGTTACGGTGCAAACCTGTCGGATCTGGTTTATACGCCGGATGATCTGTATCGGCTTGTCGCCGGCTACGCCGATCCGTTCGCCTTTATTCACGAGGAACCCGGCTACGCCCGTTTGCAGGAGGCCTATTACTCGGACTTTGAGCGTGTGAAGGCGCTTACGCCCGACTATGTCGATGCACATCATGCGCTGTATGTACTGCCGGATGCTCATTGGGCGCGCCGGGTTAGCGGGATCTATGCCAATGATCTGGCACAACAGTATCCGGATCGCGCTCACGCCATGCTGAGCATTCGGCCCGAGGGCGGGTTTCTGGTCAGTCTGCGAGCACCGCTGAACAACAAGCGCGGCGCGGATGAATTGTGTCGACAGTTTGATACCGGTGGCGGACGTAAGGCGGCGGCCGGCATCAATCACTTGCCGGAAGAGCAATACGACGCATTTGTTCAGGCGTTCAAGACGGCGTTTTAA
- the hspQ gene encoding heat shock protein HspQ, protein MATQAHFTLGQVVHHLKFDYRGVIVDVDPVFEGSDEWYEQVARSQPPRDQPWYHVLVDNGDHMTYVAERHLEADESGDPIRHPALESFFTDFNGSSYRPRQSLN, encoded by the coding sequence ATGGCAACCCAGGCACATTTTACCCTCGGCCAGGTCGTTCATCACCTTAAATTCGACTATCGTGGCGTCATAGTGGACGTGGATCCGGTGTTCGAGGGCAGCGACGAATGGTACGAACAGGTCGCCCGTAGCCAGCCGCCCAGGGATCAGCCCTGGTATCACGTTCTGGTGGATAACGGTGACCACATGACCTATGTGGCCGAACGCCATCTGGAAGCCGATGAGAGCGGGGATCCGATCCGCCATCCGGCGCTGGAGAGTTTCTTTACTGATTTCAACGGCAGCAGCTATCGGCCCCGCCAATCGCTGAACTGA
- a CDS encoding PA0069 family radical SAM protein — MSSNTSSHPKGRGAGSNVVSRFVELKREAVDDGWEPAERTPLRTELFTDTSRTIISSNNSPDVPFTYSINPYKGCEHGCCYCFARPTHAYLDLSPGLDFESKIFAKPDAAGLLTKELGKHSYVPKVIALGANTDAYQPLERQLGITREIIQVLKAHQHPVSIITKSALVERDIDLLAPMAETGLVKVFISVTTLDRALGRRLEPRAAAPQRRLETVRRLRQAGIPVGVLMAPIIPVLNDNEIEQLLGQCAAAGAESASYVILRLPHEIKDLFVQWLQEHYPLKAEHVISRIRDLRGGQAYRSEFGERMRGSGQYADLIAKRFALACKKHGLNRRTLELDCSKFRVPPRSGDQMGLF, encoded by the coding sequence ATGTCATCGAATACCTCCTCACATCCCAAAGGGCGCGGCGCCGGCAGCAATGTTGTCTCACGCTTTGTTGAGCTCAAACGGGAAGCCGTCGATGATGGCTGGGAACCGGCGGAGCGCACGCCGCTACGCACCGAGCTGTTTACCGATACCAGTCGTACCATCATCAGTTCGAATAACTCCCCGGATGTGCCTTTTACTTACTCGATCAATCCCTATAAGGGGTGCGAGCACGGCTGTTGTTACTGTTTTGCCCGGCCTACTCACGCCTATCTGGATCTGTCGCCGGGGCTGGACTTTGAAAGTAAAATCTTTGCCAAACCCGATGCGGCCGGGCTTCTGACAAAAGAGCTTGGCAAGCACAGTTATGTTCCCAAAGTGATTGCCCTGGGTGCCAATACTGATGCCTATCAGCCGCTGGAAAGACAGCTGGGTATTACCCGTGAGATCATCCAGGTTTTGAAAGCACACCAGCATCCCGTGTCGATTATTACCAAATCCGCACTGGTCGAGCGGGATATCGATCTGCTTGCGCCGATGGCCGAAACGGGGCTGGTCAAGGTTTTTATCTCGGTCACCACCCTGGATCGGGCGCTGGGGCGCCGACTGGAGCCCCGTGCGGCCGCACCGCAACGTCGCCTGGAGACCGTGCGCCGCTTGCGCCAGGCCGGTATCCCGGTCGGGGTGCTGATGGCGCCGATTATTCCGGTGCTCAATGATAACGAGATCGAACAGTTGCTGGGCCAGTGTGCCGCGGCCGGCGCCGAATCAGCCAGTTATGTCATTCTGCGTTTACCGCATGAGATCAAAGATCTTTTTGTTCAGTGGTTGCAGGAACACTACCCCCTCAAGGCCGAGCATGTGATCAGCCGCATCCGCGATCTGCGCGGCGGGCAGGCGTATCGCAGCGAATTCGGCGAGCGCATGCGCGGCAGCGGGCAGTATGCCGATCTGATCGCGAAACGGTTCGCGCTGGCCTGCAAAAAACACGGCCTTAACCGGCGCACTCTGGAACTGGACTGCTCGAAATTCCGGGTTCCGCCCAGAAGCGGGGACCAGATGGGGCTGTTCTGA
- a CDS encoding glutaredoxin family protein gives MKWLIRSFFKTLRAVLAPVILLLNKLTTPRGIIRDPEQQQQIDAATRQLALYQFRSCPFCIKVRRAARRLSLNIEQRDALHDPTHRTALLEGGGEVKVPCLRITENDGQVRWLYESDDIIAYLQTRFAA, from the coding sequence ATGAAATGGTTGATTCGTTCCTTTTTCAAGACCCTGCGCGCGGTGCTTGCGCCCGTTATCCTGCTGCTCAATAAACTGACCACCCCGCGTGGCATCATCCGCGATCCCGAACAGCAGCAACAGATCGACGCGGCCACCCGGCAGCTGGCGCTCTATCAGTTTCGCAGTTGTCCGTTTTGCATCAAGGTGCGCCGCGCCGCCAGGCGCCTGTCACTGAACATTGAACAGCGGGACGCCCTGCACGATCCGACCCATCGCACCGCCCTGCTCGAAGGCGGCGGCGAGGTCAAGGTCCCCTGCCTGCGCATCACCGAAAACGATGGTCAGGTGCGCTGGTTGTACGAGTCGGACGACATCATCGCCTATCTACAGACCCGCTTTGCCGCCTGA
- a CDS encoding GNAT family N-acetyltransferase, which yields MNDANTHTLRRATAADLPAVNSVIEAAVMGWALPERVKRLAMPSYRYDTHDLSHLQLWVAETARGIVGVAALDTPGPRELPATATSGLLLHGLYVHPDHQQRGIGAQLLQTAEQQVQTRRLDGLLVRAQREAGDFFIHQDLQPLDTDDHEQDYQHRYWKPRRA from the coding sequence GTGAACGATGCCAATACGCACACCCTGCGTCGCGCCACGGCGGCGGATCTGCCGGCAGTCAATAGCGTGATCGAGGCGGCCGTGATGGGCTGGGCATTGCCCGAACGGGTCAAGCGTCTGGCAATGCCCAGTTATCGTTATGACACCCATGATCTGTCCCATCTGCAGCTCTGGGTTGCCGAGACAGCCCGGGGTATCGTCGGCGTGGCAGCACTGGATACACCCGGGCCGCGTGAATTGCCCGCCACCGCCACCAGTGGATTGCTGTTGCACGGCCTCTATGTGCATCCCGATCACCAGCAGCGGGGCATCGGCGCACAGCTTTTACAGACGGCCGAACAACAGGTCCAGACACGCCGGCTCGACGGCCTGCTGGTGCGCGCACAGCGCGAGGCCGGCGACTTTTTCATCCATCAGGATCTGCAGCCGCTGGATACGGACGATCATGAACAGGATTATCAGCATCGCTACTGGAAACCGCGTCGTGCGTAA
- a CDS encoding site-2 protease family protein, which yields MFANELTTTQIIAIAILPTLFGIVVHEVAHGWMANRLGDPTAAMLGRLTLNPLKHIDPVGTILVPLILILTVGFAFGWARPVPVNWDNLRHPRRDSAWVAAAGPGANFLMAIGWGIIGKLATLLPAGLESIALPLIYMGMFGMFINILLMVFNLIPLPPTDGGRIATSLLPPPLGNALSRVEPFGIPILLVLLLTGVLWRVITPFISAILGLIQRLLGG from the coding sequence ATGTTTGCCAACGAGCTTACCACCACACAGATTATCGCCATTGCCATTTTACCGACCCTGTTCGGCATCGTGGTACACGAGGTCGCCCACGGCTGGATGGCCAATCGGCTCGGGGATCCGACGGCCGCCATGTTGGGCCGACTCACCTTAAATCCCCTCAAGCATATCGACCCGGTCGGCACCATCCTGGTCCCGCTGATACTGATCCTCACCGTCGGCTTCGCCTTCGGCTGGGCCAGGCCGGTCCCCGTTAACTGGGATAATCTGCGCCATCCCCGACGGGACAGCGCCTGGGTGGCCGCCGCCGGTCCCGGCGCCAACTTTCTGATGGCCATTGGCTGGGGCATTATCGGCAAACTGGCCACGCTGTTGCCGGCCGGGCTGGAGAGCATCGCCCTGCCGCTGATCTATATGGGCATGTTCGGCATGTTCATTAATATTCTGCTGATGGTGTTCAATCTGATCCCGTTACCCCCGACCGACGGGGGCCGCATTGCGACCAGCCTGCTGCCCCCGCCGCTGGGCAATGCCCTGAGCCGGGTGGAACCTTTTGGTATTCCGATTCTGCTGGTACTGCTGCTGACCGGCGTGTTGTGGCGAGTCATCACCCCGTTTATCAGTGCCATACTGGGGTTGATTCAGCGCCTGCTTGGTGGTTGA
- a CDS encoding MBL fold metallo-hydrolase — MRQLTGVLFLMGCLAGTAGAEMLQGELANPESVVPTWNFPKNVIDTRQLPRFSLQSENDADTPLPVYQLTRHTYFLFGTISTLNEDNRGWNGNAGFVVTDEGVVVIDTLGTPRLGQRLIATVRSVTDKPIRYLIITHNHPDHAYGAAAFQSLDAVTIIAHPGTREYNNSSTLEESVAYRREQLAEDMQGFSPPEADQYIEQSRFDKKVIELGEQRFEIYNTGRHHSYGDLVIYQPAEELVWISDLAFNQRTTYMGDGDSEQILEGQKWLKDNFANARLMIPGHGGPQTEPFPMVNKTRDYVQRLRREMREAVEQGVSLQDAVNNSHFDDWEGTRLYEENHRANVNYIYREMEREFFE, encoded by the coding sequence ATGCGGCAATTGACCGGCGTGCTGTTTCTGATGGGTTGTCTGGCAGGTACCGCCGGGGCCGAAATGCTCCAGGGCGAACTGGCCAATCCCGAGAGTGTGGTCCCGACGTGGAATTTTCCAAAAAACGTGATCGATACCCGGCAGTTGCCGCGTTTTTCGCTGCAAAGCGAGAATGACGCTGACACACCGCTGCCGGTATATCAGCTGACCCGGCACACCTATTTTCTGTTCGGGACGATCTCGACTCTGAATGAGGATAACCGGGGCTGGAATGGTAACGCCGGTTTTGTCGTCACCGACGAGGGCGTGGTCGTGATCGATACCCTGGGAACACCGCGGTTGGGCCAGCGGTTGATTGCCACCGTACGCAGTGTAACGGACAAACCGATCCGATACCTGATTATTACCCACAATCACCCCGATCACGCCTATGGTGCCGCGGCTTTCCAGTCACTGGATGCGGTAACGATCATTGCCCATCCGGGTACCCGCGAATACAACAATTCCTCGACACTGGAAGAGTCGGTAGCCTATCGGCGTGAACAGCTGGCTGAGGACATGCAGGGTTTTTCACCGCCCGAGGCGGACCAGTATATCGAGCAGTCCCGGTTTGACAAAAAGGTTATCGAGCTGGGCGAGCAACGATTTGAAATCTACAATACCGGCCGGCATCATTCTTACGGTGATCTGGTGATTTACCAACCAGCCGAGGAGCTTGTCTGGATCTCCGATCTGGCATTTAACCAGCGTACGACCTACATGGGTGACGGGGACAGTGAGCAGATCCTGGAAGGGCAGAAGTGGTTGAAGGATAACTTCGCCAATGCGCGGTTGATGATCCCCGGCCACGGGGGGCCGCAGACTGAACCGTTTCCGATGGTGAACAAAACCCGCGATTACGTACAACGCTTGCGCAGGGAAATGCGCGAAGCGGTGGAACAGGGAGTGTCCCTGCAGGATGCGGTCAATAACAGTCACTTTGATGATTGGGAGGGCACCCGGTTATATGAAGAGAACCATCGCGCCAACGTTAATTATATTTATCGGGAAATGGAACGAGAATTTTTTGAATAG
- a CDS encoding GNAT family N-acetyltransferase has product MTHGTDIQIVEARPEHISIIHAMIDDLAMHLQLGHERVATEQDLHNALFGPQPQAEVVLAYIDETAAGFALFYNNYSTFRGRCGLHLEDLYVRPQWRAHGIGKRLLSYLAWLTLQRGCSRLEWWVLGEDEKAIAFYEALGATAKEEWQIFRLRGEPLQALADATQR; this is encoded by the coding sequence ATGACTCATGGCACAGACATACAGATTGTAGAGGCCAGGCCAGAGCATATTTCCATTATCCACGCCATGATCGACGATCTGGCGATGCATTTGCAGCTGGGTCACGAACGGGTGGCAACCGAGCAGGATCTGCATAATGCGCTGTTTGGTCCGCAACCCCAGGCGGAAGTTGTCCTGGCGTACATTGATGAGACGGCGGCCGGATTTGCCCTGTTTTACAACAACTACTCCACTTTTCGGGGGCGCTGTGGCCTGCATCTGGAAGATTTGTATGTGCGGCCGCAGTGGCGCGCGCATGGCATCGGCAAGCGTCTGCTTTCGTATCTGGCCTGGCTGACATTGCAGCGCGGTTGCAGCCGCCTTGAATGGTGGGTATTGGGAGAGGATGAAAAAGCGATTGCCTTTTATGAAGCACTGGGTGCCACTGCCAAGGAAGAGTGGCAGATATTCCGTCTGCGCGGCGAGCCGCTGCAGGCTCTGGCGGATGCGACACAGCGCTGA
- the relA gene encoding GTP diphosphokinase: MVSVTRKHPEIAADSPVDIDAWLDSLQANYSAAELDQIRQAAALSRQAHEGQSRASGEPYFMHSLAVAQILTELNLDASSISAAILHDVVEDTRFTLEELQARFGEDVAHLVDGVTKMDIIATLRGGDLQEQKEHLQAENLRKMLLAMAEDVRVVLIKLADRLHNMRTLSALPGEKQRRIARETMDIFAPLANRLGIWQLKWELEDLAFRYLHPADYKQIAAHLAERRNEREHYLTRFVHQLQAELDRAGIQAEVKGRVKHIYGIWKKMQRKQQAFHQIYDVRAVRVYVETLPACYAALGIVHTLWNYLPGEFDDYIATPKENNYRSIHTAVIGPEGKTVEVQIRTWDMHQESEYGVAAHWRYKEGIRSNQAFDEKIAWLRQLLEWKEDIVEAGEFVDQFKSEVFTDRVYVFTPKGNIIDLPAGATPLDFAYRIHTEVGHHCRGAKVNGRMVSLIHPLHTGDQVEILSVKKGGPSRDWMNPQLGYLVTSKARQQVQRWFRLQNLDQNIADGRSIVERELKRLGFSDIGYEKLANQMGYKQVDEFLAALGRGDIKPGRIATAAHHLSEPAPQSETEAPLLRKPRAHPGTSDIEVHGVGDLLTKFARCCKPVPGDAIVGFITQGQGVSIHRRDCHNVLRAIAEHPERFVEVEWGRRSSGSYPVDIEIQAYDRQGLLRDITTLLANAGVDVTAVNTQSHKQRHTATLTITAEVPDIDALSTVLARINQLNNVTEVRRKTK, from the coding sequence ATGGTCAGTGTCACGCGCAAACATCCCGAAATCGCTGCCGACAGTCCGGTGGATATCGACGCGTGGCTGGACAGTTTGCAGGCCAACTACAGCGCTGCGGAACTGGACCAGATCCGGCAGGCGGCCGCCCTGTCACGCCAGGCTCATGAAGGCCAGAGCCGGGCCTCGGGGGAACCCTATTTCATGCACAGCCTGGCGGTCGCCCAGATCCTGACCGAGCTGAATCTCGACGCCAGCAGCATCAGCGCCGCCATTTTGCATGATGTCGTGGAAGATACCCGTTTTACCCTCGAAGAACTGCAAGCCCGGTTCGGCGAGGATGTCGCGCATCTGGTCGACGGGGTCACCAAGATGGATATCATCGCCACCCTGCGCGGCGGCGATCTGCAGGAACAAAAAGAGCACCTGCAGGCCGAAAACCTGCGCAAGATGCTGCTGGCCATGGCCGAGGACGTTCGCGTGGTGCTGATCAAGCTGGCCGATCGCCTGCATAACATGCGCACCCTCTCCGCCCTGCCTGGCGAAAAACAGCGTCGTATCGCCCGCGAGACCATGGACATCTTCGCGCCGCTGGCCAATCGCCTCGGCATCTGGCAACTCAAATGGGAGCTGGAGGATCTCGCCTTCCGTTATCTGCACCCGGCCGACTATAAACAGATCGCCGCACATCTGGCCGAGCGTCGCAATGAACGGGAACACTATCTGACCCGGTTTGTTCATCAGCTGCAAGCGGAATTGGACAGGGCCGGGATTCAGGCCGAAGTCAAGGGCCGGGTCAAGCACATCTACGGCATCTGGAAGAAGATGCAGCGCAAGCAACAGGCCTTTCACCAGATTTACGACGTACGTGCCGTCCGCGTCTACGTGGAGACGCTTCCGGCCTGTTATGCGGCACTGGGGATTGTCCACACCCTGTGGAATTATCTGCCCGGCGAATTCGACGATTACATCGCCACCCCCAAGGAAAACAACTACCGCTCGATCCACACCGCGGTAATCGGTCCGGAAGGCAAAACCGTAGAAGTCCAGATCCGTACCTGGGATATGCACCAGGAATCGGAATATGGCGTGGCGGCGCACTGGCGCTACAAGGAAGGCATCCGGAGCAATCAGGCCTTCGATGAGAAAATCGCCTGGCTGCGTCAGTTGCTGGAATGGAAGGAAGATATTGTCGAGGCCGGCGAATTTGTCGATCAGTTCAAGTCCGAAGTGTTTACCGATCGGGTTTATGTCTTCACCCCGAAGGGCAACATCATCGATCTGCCCGCCGGCGCCACGCCGCTGGACTTTGCCTACCGGATTCATACCGAAGTCGGTCATCATTGTCGCGGCGCCAAGGTCAACGGTCGCATGGTCTCCCTGATTCATCCGCTGCATACCGGCGATCAGGTGGAAATACTCAGTGTCAAAAAAGGCGGACCCAGTCGCGACTGGATGAATCCGCAGCTGGGCTACCTGGTGACCAGCAAGGCGCGCCAGCAGGTGCAACGCTGGTTCCGGCTGCAGAATCTCGATCAGAATATTGCCGATGGCCGCAGTATTGTCGAGCGGGAGCTCAAACGGCTCGGCTTCAGCGATATTGGCTATGAAAAGCTGGCCAACCAGATGGGTTACAAACAGGTGGATGAGTTTCTCGCCGCGCTGGGGCGGGGGGATATCAAACCCGGACGCATCGCCACCGCGGCCCACCACCTCAGCGAACCGGCACCACAAAGCGAAACCGAAGCGCCCCTGCTGCGCAAACCCCGAGCCCACCCCGGCACCTCGGACATCGAAGTCCATGGTGTCGGCGATCTGCTGACCAAATTCGCACGCTGCTGCAAGCCGGTCCCCGGTGACGCCATTGTCGGCTTCATTACCCAGGGACAAGGCGTCTCCATACACCGACGTGACTGTCACAACGTGCTGCGCGCTATCGCCGAGCACCCCGAACGCTTCGTCGAAGTGGAATGGGGACGACGCTCCAGTGGCAGCTACCCGGTGGATATCGAAATCCAGGCTTACGATCGCCAGGGGTTGCTGCGCGACATCACCACTTTACTGGCCAATGCCGGTGTCGATGTCACCGCGGTCAACACCCAGTCACACAAACAGAGACACACCGCCACCTTGACCATCACCGCCGAAGTCCCCGACATCGACGCCCTGAGCACCGTACTGGCCCGCATCAACCAGCTCAATAACGTCACCGAAGTCCGGCGCAAGACAAAGTAA
- a CDS encoding TerB family tellurite resistance protein, whose amino-acid sequence MLNAIKQFFEQNISPEQPDDTEHQLKLATAALLIEMMQQDGRTTEDEIQAVKSALGIKFELSESETRTLFDLAREEAKQATDFHQFTRLIHSHFPEEKKIKVVEYLWTIAYADNELDAHEEYLIRKISDLLYVSHKDMLKTKHKVQAAQEN is encoded by the coding sequence ATGCTTAATGCGATAAAACAGTTTTTTGAACAGAATATTTCGCCGGAACAACCGGACGATACCGAACACCAGTTGAAGCTGGCGACCGCCGCACTGCTGATCGAGATGATGCAGCAGGATGGCCGAACCACCGAAGATGAGATTCAGGCAGTCAAGTCCGCGCTGGGGATCAAATTCGAGCTGAGCGAGTCGGAGACCCGGACCCTGTTTGACCTGGCGCGGGAAGAGGCGAAACAGGCGACGGACTTTCATCAGTTCACCCGCCTGATACACAGCCATTTTCCGGAAGAAAAAAAGATCAAGGTGGTGGAGTATCTCTGGACGATTGCCTATGCGGACAATGAACTGGATGCCCATGAAGAGTATCTGATCCGTAAAATCTCCGATCTGTTGTATGTCTCGCACAAGGATATGCTGAAAACCAAGCACAAGGTCCAGGCCGCTCAGGAAAACTGA
- a CDS encoding pilin assembly protein has product MHIKQLLNEWAGSARPEEPVIRSTIELPLEQGARLLALQEMYPGRTQEQLLLDLLTTALDELEAALPYVPGDKVISEDDYGDPIYEDIGPTPRFLALTRKYREQLQNRDADTSPPARG; this is encoded by the coding sequence ATGCATATCAAACAACTGTTAAATGAATGGGCCGGCAGCGCACGCCCCGAAGAACCGGTAATACGCAGCACAATTGAATTACCGCTGGAACAGGGCGCCCGGCTGCTGGCCTTGCAGGAGATGTACCCCGGTCGCACACAGGAGCAACTGTTGCTGGATCTTCTCACCACCGCACTGGATGAGCTGGAAGCCGCCCTGCCCTATGTCCCCGGTGACAAAGTCATCAGTGAAGACGATTACGGCGATCCAATTTACGAGGATATCGGGCCGACTCCCCGCTTTCTGGCGCTGACCCGCAAGTATCGGGAGCAGCTACAAAACCGTGACGCCGATACGTCGCCGCCGGCTCGCGGTTAA
- a CDS encoding protein-L-isoaspartate(D-aspartate) O-methyltransferase codes for MQDAQQQMLDTIAAEARYTADYTGRSRFSAAVMQALARVDRAAFVPPAYRDRAYDNGPLPIGDGQTISQPYIVALMTDLLDLTPDSVVLEIGTGSGYQAAVLAQLARQVYSLERFCTLAEAAQERFAQLSYTNIEVRCANGYNGWREKAPFDGIIVTAAAREIPPALVEQLKPGGRLVIPVGPPYGYQVLMIVSRDAAGKIEHRKVLGVAFVPLIDDGIENGDDAGRSAP; via the coding sequence ATGCAGGATGCCCAACAACAGATGCTCGATACCATCGCGGCCGAGGCGCGCTACACCGCCGACTATACCGGGCGCAGCCGGTTCAGTGCCGCGGTGATGCAGGCGCTGGCCAGGGTGGATCGGGCGGCGTTTGTGCCGCCCGCCTACCGGGATCGTGCCTATGACAACGGCCCGCTGCCGATAGGTGACGGCCAGACCATCTCCCAGCCCTATATCGTGGCATTGATGACCGATCTGCTGGATCTGACGCCCGACAGCGTGGTGCTGGAGATCGGCACCGGCTCGGGCTATCAGGCGGCGGTACTGGCGCAACTGGCCCGCCAGGTTTACAGCCTGGAGCGATTCTGCACACTGGCCGAGGCGGCGCAGGAGCGGTTTGCGCAACTGAGTTACACCAATATCGAAGTGCGTTGTGCCAACGGTTATAACGGCTGGCGGGAGAAAGCTCCGTTCGATGGGATCATTGTCACCGCCGCGGCCCGGGAAATTCCACCGGCACTGGTGGAACAGCTCAAACCGGGCGGCCGGCTGGTGATCCCGGTTGGCCCGCCCTATGGTTATCAGGTATTAATGATCGTCAGCCGCGATGCGGCCGGCAAAATCGAGCACCGCAAGGTGCTCGGGGTCGCCTTTGTGCCCCTCATTGATGACGGGATCGAGAATGGCGACGATGCCGGGCGTTCGGCGCCGTAG